The following proteins are co-located in the Microcystis wesenbergii NRERC-220 genome:
- a CDS encoding L-lactate dehydrogenase yields MLDKIFTPNPYAEKPAPLRPRKGVIIGVGQVGMACAYSMLIQDCFDELILQDIATDKVEGEVMDLRHGMPFIEPTDLKMGTVADVGQNADVVIITAGAAQKEGETRLHLLERNVAIFRRILADVAVYCPSALILVVSNPVDIMTYVTLKITHFPPSRVIGSGTVLDSARLRSLLSTQLHVDARNVHAYIIGEHGDSELAVWSSANIGGARLLEGDWQDLSATDQESLTEIFLQVKNAAYEIIKRKGYTSYAIGLATTDIVKAILRSQERILTISTLLDGQYGLKDVCLSIPSVVNEKGVIKTLNLALSPRETQQLHNSAKIMRDLIDQLKI; encoded by the coding sequence ATGCTAGATAAAATATTTACTCCCAATCCCTACGCTGAAAAACCCGCGCCGCTGCGTCCTCGCAAGGGGGTAATTATCGGTGTTGGTCAGGTGGGGATGGCCTGCGCTTACTCGATGTTAATTCAAGACTGTTTTGATGAATTAATTCTGCAAGATATCGCCACGGATAAAGTCGAAGGGGAAGTGATGGATTTAAGGCACGGAATGCCTTTTATTGAACCCACAGACTTGAAAATGGGAACCGTGGCCGATGTGGGACAAAATGCCGATGTGGTGATTATTACTGCCGGGGCTGCCCAAAAAGAGGGAGAAACCAGATTACATCTTCTTGAACGAAATGTGGCGATTTTTCGCCGTATTCTTGCGGATGTGGCTGTTTACTGCCCCAGTGCTTTGATTTTGGTGGTGAGTAATCCCGTCGATATCATGACCTATGTTACCCTGAAAATAACCCATTTTCCGCCCTCTAGGGTGATTGGTTCGGGTACGGTGCTAGATTCTGCCCGTTTACGCTCTCTTTTATCCACCCAACTCCATGTAGATGCGCGTAACGTCCACGCTTATATTATCGGTGAACACGGGGATAGTGAGCTTGCTGTGTGGAGTTCGGCTAATATCGGAGGAGCAAGGTTACTAGAAGGAGATTGGCAGGATTTAAGCGCAACCGACCAAGAAAGCTTAACAGAAATTTTTCTTCAGGTTAAAAACGCCGCCTATGAAATTATCAAACGCAAGGGTTATACTAGCTATGCGATCGGTTTAGCTACCACGGATATCGTTAAAGCGATTTTACGTTCCCAAGAAAGAATTCTGACTATTAGCACTCTCCTTGATGGTCAATACGGTCTCAAAGATGTGTGTTTAAGTATTCCCTCGGTGGTTAATGAGAAAGGAGTGATTAAAACTCTGAATCTTGCTCTCAGTCCCAGAGAAACCCAACAGTTACATAATTCGGCCAAAATTATGCGCGATTTAATCGATCAACTCAAAATTTAA
- a CDS encoding DUF952 domain-containing protein, whose protein sequence is MIYHITTERGWQIAREMGEYRAYSLKNEGFIHCSTLEQIPKVVAAFYQNQPDLLVLAISPEQLQSPVKWEQPQHPNPENATSELEKETFPHIYGAINLESVVFVKPLQELLNS, encoded by the coding sequence ATGATCTATCACATCACTACAGAAAGAGGTTGGCAAATAGCTCGTGAAATGGGGGAATATCGGGCGTATTCCCTAAAAAATGAGGGATTTATCCATTGCTCCACCTTAGAACAAATTCCGAAAGTTGTGGCCGCTTTTTATCAAAATCAGCCAGACTTGCTGGTTTTAGCCATTTCTCCTGAACAATTGCAGTCCCCGGTCAAATGGGAGCAGCCCCAGCATCCTAACCCAGAAAATGCCACTTCAGAGCTAGAAAAAGAGACCTTTCCCCATATTTACGGTGCTATCAACCTAGAATCGGTGGTTTTTGTCAAACCCTTACAGGAGTTGCTCAATTCCTAG
- a CDS encoding cytosine deaminase, whose translation MIPSSKRYWLKNAHIPVSLLENESFSPQTAEGLTLVNLEINDGNINRITSTIPPEDNIPVIDLKKKIVFPCFIDMHTHLDKGHSWHRCPNRDGTFDNALKMALEDSRREWRLEDVYRRMEFGVKCSYAHGTAAIRTHIDSFGQQAQISLTALAELQRQWAGKITLQAVSLVSLDYYQTSEGAALADKIAEFGGILGGVAYTNPDLQAQIDITFKLAQERGLNLDFHLDENGDPDSTCLAAIARTAIKEQFSGQIICGHCCSLAVQSPEIIQETLNLVKNAGIAIVSLPMCNLYLQDRQEEKTPFWRGTTKVKEMKKAGIPVAFASDNCRDPFYGFGDHDGLEVFTQAVRIAHLDTPYADWVNSVTLTPANLLGLPHLGRIKTGLEANLLIFKARYFSELLSRPQWDRLVIRSGLSIDTTLPDYQDLDDLVLGIEQLL comes from the coding sequence ATGATTCCCTCAAGCAAGCGCTACTGGCTCAAAAATGCCCATATTCCCGTTTCCCTCCTAGAAAATGAGAGTTTCTCTCCCCAAACCGCCGAGGGATTAACCTTAGTTAATCTGGAAATTAATGACGGTAACATTAATCGCATCACCTCAACCATCCCCCCCGAAGATAATATTCCCGTTATCGACCTCAAAAAAAAGATTGTTTTTCCTTGCTTTATCGATATGCACACCCATCTCGATAAAGGTCATAGTTGGCATCGTTGTCCTAACCGTGATGGCACTTTTGACAACGCCTTAAAAATGGCCCTAGAGGATTCCCGACGGGAGTGGCGCTTAGAGGATGTGTATCGTCGCATGGAATTTGGCGTTAAATGCAGTTATGCCCACGGAACCGCCGCTATTCGCACCCATATCGACTCTTTTGGTCAACAGGCACAGATTAGCTTAACCGCTTTGGCAGAATTGCAACGACAATGGGCCGGTAAAATCACCCTGCAAGCGGTTTCTCTAGTTTCCCTTGACTATTATCAAACCTCCGAGGGAGCGGCCTTAGCCGATAAAATAGCCGAATTTGGGGGCATATTAGGGGGAGTAGCCTACACAAATCCCGATTTACAGGCACAAATTGATATTACCTTCAAATTAGCCCAAGAAAGGGGTTTAAATCTCGATTTTCATCTGGATGAAAACGGCGACCCCGATTCTACCTGTTTAGCAGCGATCGCGCGTACTGCTATTAAAGAGCAATTTTCTGGACAAATCATCTGTGGTCACTGTTGCAGTTTAGCGGTACAATCCCCTGAAATAATCCAAGAAACCCTAAATTTAGTCAAAAATGCGGGCATTGCTATCGTTAGCTTGCCGATGTGCAATCTCTACCTACAGGATCGTCAAGAGGAAAAAACCCCTTTTTGGCGCGGGACAACTAAGGTAAAAGAGATGAAAAAAGCGGGAATTCCGGTGGCTTTTGCCAGTGATAACTGTCGCGATCCCTTTTATGGTTTTGGGGATCACGATGGTTTAGAAGTCTTTACCCAAGCGGTGCGGATTGCCCATCTCGACACACCCTACGCTGACTGGGTAAATAGTGTCACCCTCACCCCGGCAAATCTGCTCGGATTGCCCCATTTAGGGCGCATTAAGACGGGTCTAGAGGCAAATTTGTTAATTTTCAAGGCTCGCTACTTTAGCGAGCTATTATCGCGACCACAGTGGGATCGCCTCGTGATTCGGAGCGGGTTGAGCATCGATACTACTCTCCCCGATTACCAAGATTTAGATGATTTAGTTCTAGGAATTGAGCAACTCCTGTAA
- a CDS encoding RNA-guided endonuclease InsQ/TnpB family protein has protein sequence MEKAYSFRFYPTPEQESLLRRTLGCVRLVYNKALHERTQAWYEKQERVGYAQTSSMLTDWKKQEELEFLNEVSCVPLQQGLRHLQTAFTNFFAGRTKYPNFKKKHQGGSAEFTKSAFKFKDKQIYLAKCTEPLPIRWSRQIPESCEPSTVTVRLHPSGRWHISIRFDDPTIKPLPVTDKAIGIDLGISSLVITSDGDKVSNPKHFKKHYRRLRRASKNLSRKQKGSKNREKARIKVAKIYAQITDSRKDHLHKLTTQLVRENQTIVVENLAVKNMVKNPKLSQAISDVSWGEITRQLAYKCRWYGRNYIEIDRWFPSSKRCSNCGYIAEKMPLNVREWDCPDCGTHHDRDINASKNILAAGLAVSVCGATIRPEQSKSVKAGAKNPSGKKQKPFG, from the coding sequence ATGGAAAAAGCCTATTCGTTTCGATTTTACCCCACACCCGAACAAGAGTCGCTATTGCGGCGCACTTTGGGCTGTGTAAGATTAGTTTACAACAAAGCTCTCCACGAACGAACACAAGCTTGGTACGAAAAGCAAGAAAGAGTAGGCTACGCTCAAACTTCTTCAATGCTAACTGATTGGAAAAAGCAAGAAGAATTAGAGTTTTTAAACGAAGTTAGCTGTGTACCTTTACAACAAGGGTTAAGACATTTACAAACAGCTTTTACTAACTTCTTTGCTGGTCGTACTAAGTATCCTAACTTTAAGAAAAAACATCAAGGAGGAAGTGCCGAATTTACCAAATCAGCCTTTAAATTTAAAGACAAACAAATCTATTTAGCCAAATGCACAGAACCTTTACCTATTCGATGGTCAAGACAAATACCAGAAAGCTGTGAACCAAGCACAGTAACAGTCAGATTACATCCTTCTGGACGTTGGCATATCTCAATAAGATTTGATGACCCAACGATTAAGCCTTTACCAGTAACAGATAAAGCCATCGGAATTGACTTAGGAATTAGTAGCCTTGTGATTACCAGCGATGGTGACAAAGTATCTAATCCTAAGCATTTTAAAAAGCATTATCGGAGACTGCGAAGAGCATCGAAAAATCTTTCTAGAAAACAGAAAGGGTCAAAAAATCGGGAAAAAGCAAGAATCAAAGTAGCCAAGATTTACGCTCAAATCACCGATAGCAGAAAAGACCATTTACATAAGCTAACCACTCAATTAGTTCGTGAAAACCAAACGATTGTGGTTGAGAATTTAGCCGTCAAGAATATGGTCAAAAACCCGAAATTATCTCAGGCAATATCTGATGTAAGCTGGGGAGAAATTACCCGACAATTAGCCTATAAATGCCGTTGGTATGGGAGAAACTACATCGAAATAGATAGATGGTTTCCTAGCTCTAAAAGGTGTAGTAATTGCGGGTATATTGCTGAGAAAATGCCGTTAAATGTTCGAGAGTGGGACTGTCCAGACTGTGGGACTCACCATGACCGAGATATTAACGCCAGTAAAAATATTTTGGCCGCAGGGCTTGCGGTGTCAGTCTGTGGAGCGACTATAAGACCAGAACAGAGTAAATCTGTTAAGGCAGGTGCGAAAAATCCTTCGGGAAAGAAACAGAAACCGTTCGGCTGA
- the folK gene encoding 2-amino-4-hydroxy-6-hydroxymethyldihydropteridine diphosphokinase translates to MKRAAIALGSNLGDSATILGQALGELERVKGIKLEAHSQWYQTAAVGPPQPDYLNGCAIVQVDLSPLDLLDKLLEIEQLFGRVRRERWGPRTLDLDLIFYDDLILETPELQIPHPRCRERAFVLLPLAEIARDWRDPVTGKTVLQLLGELGLGE, encoded by the coding sequence ATGAAGCGGGCAGCGATCGCTCTGGGCAGTAATTTAGGAGATTCAGCGACAATTTTAGGGCAAGCTTTAGGGGAATTAGAGCGAGTCAAAGGAATTAAACTAGAAGCTCATTCCCAATGGTATCAAACCGCGGCCGTCGGGCCGCCTCAGCCCGATTATCTCAACGGTTGCGCCATTGTGCAAGTGGATTTATCGCCCCTAGATTTACTGGATAAATTATTAGAAATCGAGCAGTTATTCGGGAGAGTTCGACGGGAAAGATGGGGACCGCGTACCCTCGATTTAGACTTAATATTTTATGATGACCTGATCTTAGAAACGCCCGAATTACAGATACCCCATCCCCGCTGCCGAGAACGGGCCTTTGTACTGCTTCCCCTGGCAGAAATTGCCCGCGATTGGCGAGATCCTGTAACTGGAAAAACTGTCCTTCAGTTATTGGGGGAATTGGGATTGGGAGAGTAG
- a CDS encoding sirohydrochlorin chelatase, translating to MKTSSAYLLVFHGSRDPRPALAVTRLAALVQEKISQPAERLASKSEFSRSIAVLEADNRVLVGTAALELAITPLHQQIEAFAQQAQSQGCNRLQIIPLFLLSGVHVKEDIPAAVAKVRSPIELELKPHLGSYQGIKSLLSRQLADLSPQKPILLSHGSRRPGGNREVENLAAFFGAITAYWSIEPSLSRQIEILIAQGSQTIPILPYFLFAGGITAAIEAQVFELSQKHPNVNIFLGKSLGATGELAEIIVEEGCG from the coding sequence TTGAAGACCTCCTCAGCCTACTTATTGGTTTTCCACGGTAGTCGCGATCCGCGTCCAGCCCTGGCGGTGACACGATTAGCAGCCTTAGTTCAAGAAAAAATTAGTCAACCCGCCGAAAGATTGGCGAGTAAATCGGAGTTTAGCCGATCTATAGCGGTTCTAGAAGCAGATAATCGGGTATTAGTAGGGACTGCCGCCCTAGAATTAGCGATAACACCTCTCCATCAACAAATAGAAGCTTTTGCCCAACAAGCGCAAAGCCAAGGATGTAACCGGTTGCAGATTATCCCCCTGTTTCTCCTGTCGGGGGTTCACGTTAAAGAAGATATTCCCGCAGCCGTGGCCAAAGTGCGATCGCCGATTGAGCTAGAGTTAAAGCCCCATTTAGGCAGTTATCAGGGCATAAAATCGCTGTTATCCCGACAATTGGCTGATTTAAGCCCGCAAAAACCCATTTTACTGTCCCACGGTAGTCGTCGCCCTGGCGGTAATCGGGAGGTGGAAAACCTAGCGGCGTTTTTTGGGGCAATTACAGCTTATTGGTCGATAGAACCGAGTTTATCCCGACAAATCGAGATTTTAATCGCTCAAGGTAGCCAAACAATCCCTATACTGCCCTATTTCCTCTTTGCCGGTGGAATTACGGCCGCGATCGAAGCCCAAGTTTTTGAACTATCACAAAAGCATCCAAATGTCAATATATTTTTAGGTAAATCTTTGGGGGCGACGGGGGAATTAGCCGAGATTATTGTTGAGGAAGGATGTGGATGA
- a CDS encoding chloride channel protein, whose product MGLFARYQNLRQWFKSQHFGRSATDSRYALLVACLIGILSALAAIILKLGIGWLGGWRVHLVANSSPFLVLPLGGFLLGYSAGWIVEHFSPAAAGGGIPQVKAALAKYPLPLSWRVALVKMIGAILILGGGLTLGRRAPTVHIGAALAAQLSVWLPTSPDHRRQMIAAGAAAGLAAGFTTPIAGVLFVIEELMRDVSSMTLETAIVASFTGAVVSMMLQNTPSIITEYANISFSAQEIPIYCLLGVLAGLLGALFNQGILFCSQLQRRWRLSLAWRIGLVSCLSGTVVAFLPDFFRDNTGLREFLLAGELSWQNTALAFVVYFFLTMISYSSGAPGGLLAPALVLGSCLGFLVGGIETKMMGFGSEPSYTLAGMGAFFTGVVRVPVTAIVIVFELHRNFNIVLPLMLTCAVSYITAESIHPGSLYQHLLSASGIILNEETPSNDVLAHLSAIDVMQSQVEILAADLPLGEVVKIMSRSHHRGFPVVDQGRLLGIFTQSDLDKWRSKNNQTVLREMMTPNPITVAPQAALSDVLFLLNRYQLSRLPVTDGQKLVGIITRTDIIRVEADQLGGVCQLPQRSTPSYVVYQTRSPAVGTGRILLPIANPDTATALFKIAAAVARQRNYEIDCLYMITVPRLSSPAEVRVDTREGRKLLHRLERLARQQNISVHTQISVVQDIADGILATIGERHSNLLIMGWTGEKSTTGAIFGFLVDTLIAQAPCETILVKLGTKDCFPNDPNRERIWLIPTAGGPNAQRALALLPSLLSLSESSDYPKLWLCKIYSPTELLPDLSTLEVLQASLQKAIAQPVVPLPIRSASPAEAVINLVESEDCSLVLLGASRESLLNQLLNGNIPSTIARAVNCTVILVRGELSD is encoded by the coding sequence ATGGGACTTTTTGCCCGTTACCAAAACCTCCGTCAGTGGTTCAAATCCCAACACTTCGGACGTAGCGCGACCGATAGTCGCTATGCTTTACTGGTCGCCTGTTTAATCGGAATTCTCTCCGCCCTTGCCGCTATTATCCTGAAATTGGGCATCGGTTGGTTAGGTGGTTGGCGGGTGCATCTAGTAGCCAATTCCTCTCCTTTCCTAGTTTTGCCCCTCGGCGGTTTTCTGCTTGGTTACAGCGCCGGCTGGATTGTCGAACACTTCTCCCCCGCAGCCGCCGGGGGGGGTATTCCCCAAGTAAAAGCAGCCCTAGCTAAATACCCTTTGCCCCTGTCTTGGCGCGTCGCCCTCGTAAAAATGATCGGGGCGATCCTGATCCTTGGCGGTGGTTTAACCCTTGGTCGTCGGGCCCCCACGGTACACATCGGGGCAGCCCTAGCGGCCCAATTAAGCGTCTGGCTGCCCACCAGTCCCGATCACCGTCGTCAGATGATCGCAGCCGGGGCGGCTGCGGGGTTAGCGGCCGGTTTTACTACTCCCATCGCCGGGGTCCTCTTTGTGATCGAGGAATTAATGCGCGATGTCTCCAGTATGACCCTAGAAACGGCGATTGTGGCTTCCTTTACCGGGGCCGTGGTTTCGATGATGCTGCAGAATACCCCCTCGATCATCACTGAATATGCCAATATTAGCTTCTCTGCCCAAGAAATACCCATTTATTGCCTTTTGGGGGTTTTAGCGGGCTTATTGGGGGCTTTATTCAATCAAGGCATCCTTTTTTGTAGTCAGCTGCAGCGGCGTTGGCGGTTATCTTTAGCTTGGCGCATCGGTCTGGTCAGTTGCTTATCGGGAACGGTGGTGGCTTTTTTACCCGACTTTTTTCGAGATAATACCGGTTTACGCGAATTTTTGCTGGCAGGGGAATTAAGTTGGCAGAATACCGCCCTCGCTTTTGTGGTCTATTTTTTCCTGACGATGATCTCCTATAGTTCCGGCGCCCCTGGAGGACTCCTCGCCCCCGCTTTGGTGTTGGGATCCTGTTTGGGGTTTCTGGTGGGGGGAATCGAGACGAAAATGATGGGTTTCGGCAGCGAACCTAGTTATACTTTAGCCGGTATGGGGGCTTTTTTTACGGGAGTAGTCAGGGTTCCGGTAACGGCGATCGTGATTGTCTTTGAACTGCATCGCAATTTTAATATTGTGCTGCCCCTGATGTTGACCTGTGCCGTTTCTTATATCACTGCCGAAAGCATTCACCCCGGTTCCCTCTATCAGCATTTACTTTCCGCTAGTGGTATTATTCTCAACGAAGAAACCCCTTCTAATGATGTGTTGGCCCATCTGTCGGCTATAGATGTGATGCAATCGCAGGTGGAAATTCTGGCGGCAGATTTACCCCTGGGGGAAGTGGTGAAAATTATGTCCCGTTCCCATCATCGCGGTTTTCCCGTGGTGGATCAGGGGCGACTATTGGGGATTTTTACCCAAAGTGATCTGGATAAATGGCGATCGAAAAACAATCAAACAGTCCTACGAGAGATGATGACTCCCAATCCGATTACTGTGGCCCCCCAGGCAGCTTTAAGCGATGTTTTATTTCTCTTAAATCGCTATCAGCTTTCCCGTTTACCCGTTACCGATGGTCAAAAACTGGTGGGGATTATCACCCGTACCGATATTATCCGGGTGGAAGCCGATCAATTGGGGGGAGTTTGTCAACTGCCCCAACGCAGTACCCCTTCCTATGTGGTTTATCAAACTCGTTCCCCAGCCGTGGGAACGGGCCGGATCTTATTACCTATTGCCAATCCCGACACCGCTACCGCTTTGTTTAAAATTGCCGCCGCTGTCGCCCGTCAACGCAATTATGAGATAGATTGTCTCTATATGATTACTGTGCCTCGTCTTAGTTCTCCGGCGGAAGTCAGGGTAGATACGCGGGAAGGACGCAAATTACTTCATCGTCTGGAAAGATTAGCCCGACAGCAGAATATCTCTGTTCATACACAAATTTCCGTTGTTCAGGATATCGCCGACGGGATTTTGGCCACGATTGGCGAACGACACAGCAATTTATTAATTATGGGTTGGACGGGGGAAAAATCCACCACTGGGGCGATTTTTGGGTTTTTAGTCGATACTCTGATTGCTCAAGCTCCCTGTGAAACCATCTTGGTAAAATTGGGAACAAAGGATTGTTTTCCCAACGATCCTAATCGGGAAAGGATTTGGCTGATTCCCACCGCCGGCGGTCCGAATGCCCAACGCGCTTTAGCATTATTGCCTAGTTTGCTGTCTTTGTCCGAGTCCTCGGACTATCCCAAACTTTGGTTATGTAAAATCTATTCTCCGACGGAGTTACTGCCAGATCTGTCCACTTTGGAAGTTTTACAAGCATCTTTACAAAAAGCGATCGCACAGCCAGTCGTGCCTTTACCGATTCGTTCGGCCTCTCCGGCCGAGGCGGTAATTAATCTGGTAGAATCGGAAGATTGTTCCTTGGTGCTTTTGGGTGCATCTAGAGAGAGTCTGCTCAATCAGTTATTAAATGGCAATATCCCCTCGACGATTGCCCGTGCCGTTAATTGCACTGTGATTCTCGTGCGAGGGGAATTATCAGATTAG
- a CDS encoding DUF1830 domain-containing protein, with protein sequence MAQILDPLPNGKKNSILCCYVNATSHIQIVRITNIANWYFERVVFPGQRLVFETLGEAFLEIHTGMMASAILSDNIPCERLYIGDGDDDDSDGQLDGEIFYPHSLEESQGAKIDNTVPFGLSLASA encoded by the coding sequence ATGGCACAAATTCTCGATCCCCTCCCCAACGGCAAGAAAAATAGTATTCTTTGTTGCTATGTCAATGCGACCAGTCATATTCAAATTGTTCGCATCACCAATATTGCTAACTGGTATTTTGAAAGGGTGGTTTTCCCTGGGCAGCGTTTAGTATTTGAGACCCTAGGGGAAGCTTTCTTAGAGATTCATACGGGTATGATGGCCAGTGCCATCCTTTCCGATAACATCCCCTGTGAGCGCCTTTATATCGGCGATGGGGATGACGATGACTCCGATGGTCAACTAGACGGGGAAATATTCTACCCCCATTCCCTAGAGGAAAGTCAAGGGGCGAAAATTGACAATACCGTACCCTTCGGTTTAAGTTTAGCTTCCGCCTAG
- a CDS encoding isoaspartyl peptidase/L-asparaginase: MTRVNPKLIIHGGASSLEDKGGLESVRDSLRGIVKNIYNLLDNGASAVEAVTKGCMLLEDEPRFNAGTGSVVQSDGQVRMSAALMDGRHQRLSGVINVSRVQNPISLAQFLQSQEDRILSEIGAADLARELQIPLYDPLTDYRIQEWMEERKTNFNRKMARLFADSSAQRGTIGVVALDQQGDIAAGTSTGGKGLERIGRVSDSAMPAGNYANPWAGVSCTGVGEDIIDECLAAKVVIRVTDGFSLAAAVEKSMRESQTNGRDLGMISLDRQGNIVWGKTAEILLAAYHDGQAIGDTLEWHGENVGLIGHVAVG, encoded by the coding sequence ATGACCAGAGTAAATCCGAAGTTAATTATTCATGGGGGAGCGAGTTCCCTAGAGGACAAAGGTGGTTTAGAATCAGTCCGCGATTCTCTCCGGGGGATTGTTAAGAATATTTACAATCTCCTTGACAATGGTGCTAGTGCTGTGGAAGCGGTGACAAAAGGATGTATGTTACTGGAGGATGAACCGCGATTTAATGCCGGGACCGGTTCAGTGGTGCAATCGGACGGTCAGGTGCGAATGAGTGCAGCCTTGATGGATGGTCGTCACCAGCGTTTAAGCGGTGTCATTAACGTCTCGCGGGTACAGAATCCCATTAGCCTCGCCCAATTTCTCCAAAGTCAAGAGGATCGCATTCTCTCGGAAATTGGGGCCGCGGATCTGGCCAGAGAATTACAAATTCCCCTCTATGATCCCCTCACCGATTATCGGATTCAAGAATGGATGGAGGAAAGAAAGACGAATTTTAATCGCAAAATGGCCCGTTTATTCGCCGATTCGTCAGCACAACGGGGAACTATCGGGGTAGTGGCCCTTGATCAACAAGGAGACATCGCCGCCGGAACTTCTACCGGAGGGAAGGGATTAGAAAGAATCGGTCGCGTTAGTGACAGTGCCATGCCGGCCGGCAATTATGCGAATCCATGGGCGGGAGTAAGCTGTACGGGGGTCGGGGAAGATATTATCGATGAGTGTTTAGCCGCTAAGGTGGTCATTCGCGTCACCGATGGTTTTTCCCTCGCCGCTGCCGTGGAGAAATCCATGCGCGAATCCCAAACTAATGGTCGGGATCTGGGCATGATTTCCCTTGATCGTCAGGGGAATATTGTTTGGGGGAAAACGGCGGAAATTCTCTTGGCTGCCTATCACGACGGTCAGGCGATCGGTGATACCCTAGAATGGCACGGTGAAAATGTCGGTTTAATCGGTCATGTAGCCGTCGGATAG
- a CDS encoding FtsW/RodA/SpoVE family cell cycle protein — protein MWQYIIPIFDPDVKNWSAEARLLRWMTFLWLSVGLVVLFSASYALADSRFDNGLYYFIRQLIWLWIGLIGFNFLVRLPIENLLKIAPWMILLVLGLILITLIPGLGANINGATRWIKIGPILLQPSEFMKPFLVLQGAAVFGGWPRLNVNQRLTWIAIFGLILAGILLQPNLSTTALCGITLWLIALASGLPLSYMTSSALLGVTMAVVSVTFREYQRKRILSFLDPWQDPRGDGYQLVQSLLAIGSGGTTGSGYGLSQQKLFYLPFPDTDFIFAVFGEEFGFIGGILLLIMLFIYATLALIVAVKCRHRIKKLVAIGAMVILIGQSLLNIGVATGSLPTTGLPFPLFSYGGSSSLASLFLAALLIRVAREENDPDLVPTSRKSPQKTVSLKSPSFSKDGF, from the coding sequence GTGTGGCAATATATTATTCCTATTTTTGACCCCGATGTGAAAAACTGGTCAGCCGAAGCGCGATTATTGCGCTGGATGACTTTTTTGTGGCTGTCAGTCGGGTTAGTCGTGCTTTTTTCGGCTTCCTACGCTCTGGCTGACAGTCGCTTTGATAACGGACTATACTATTTTATCCGCCAATTAATCTGGCTTTGGATTGGCTTAATTGGCTTTAATTTCCTGGTGCGATTGCCGATCGAGAATCTGCTCAAAATCGCACCCTGGATGATTTTATTAGTTTTAGGATTAATTTTGATCACTCTCATCCCTGGTTTGGGAGCGAATATCAACGGAGCCACCCGTTGGATTAAAATCGGGCCGATTCTCTTGCAACCGTCGGAATTTATGAAACCGTTTCTCGTCCTGCAAGGGGCGGCGGTTTTCGGTGGTTGGCCGCGTTTAAATGTCAATCAACGGTTAACTTGGATCGCTATTTTCGGGCTAATTCTAGCGGGCATCCTCTTACAACCTAACTTGAGTACCACTGCTCTGTGTGGTATAACTCTCTGGCTGATCGCTCTTGCCTCTGGTCTGCCTTTATCCTACATGACCAGCAGCGCTTTACTGGGTGTAACTATGGCCGTGGTTAGTGTTACTTTCCGCGAATACCAGAGAAAACGGATTTTATCTTTCTTAGACCCCTGGCAGGATCCCCGGGGTGATGGTTATCAATTAGTGCAGAGTTTACTGGCGATCGGTTCTGGCGGAACCACCGGCAGCGGTTACGGTTTATCCCAACAAAAATTATTTTATCTACCCTTCCCGGATACGGATTTTATTTTCGCTGTCTTTGGCGAGGAATTTGGTTTTATTGGCGGTATTTTACTGTTAATCATGCTATTTATCTACGCTACTCTCGCTCTGATTGTGGCGGTTAAATGTCGTCATCGCATCAAAAAATTAGTGGCGATCGGGGCGATGGTAATTTTAATCGGTCAATCCCTGTTAAATATCGGTGTGGCCACTGGTTCTTTACCCACTACCGGCTTACCTTTCCCTCTCTTTAGTTATGGCGGCAGTTCCAGTTTAGCTAGTCTCTTTTTAGCAGCCCTCTTAATCCGGGTGGCTAGGGAAGAAAATGACCCCGATCTAGTTCCCACTAGCAGAAAAAGTCCTCAGAAAACTGTCTCTTTGAAGTCTCCATCTTTTTCAAAAGATGGATTCTAA
- a CDS encoding DUF751 family protein, with the protein MGDFFDNVSRYPRYLISFSLGIFFAFFGWLAPLLKNPLTAIALVGFLGGTFAFLYFTLKAMLGLA; encoded by the coding sequence ATGGGCGACTTTTTTGATAACGTGAGCCGTTACCCCCGCTATCTGATTAGCTTTAGTTTAGGGATTTTCTTCGCCTTTTTCGGCTGGTTAGCCCCTTTATTAAAAAATCCCCTCACAGCGATCGCACTTGTGGGCTTTCTGGGGGGAACTTTCGCCTTTCTTTATTTCACCCTCAAAGCCATGCTCGGATTAGCTTGA